A single genomic interval of Chryseobacterium paludis harbors:
- a CDS encoding PQQ-dependent sugar dehydrogenase — protein MKFNKFYVPAFSLFLLLSACKKNNANAQQVSKDGGVETEKPNSNYKPAFAGQTRIKAVKTTTPYKVEVLTKDLGRPWGIINLPDGKFLITDKKGFMNVVSTDGKQISKIEGFPKVDSKGQGGMLDVALDPDFKNNNTIYFSFSEPFGKGNLTSVAKGKLSGDLKTITDVKVIFRAEPSYDGDKHYGSRLAFDKEGNLFVSTGERSDKETRIYAQKTDNYLGKILKITKDGKPAPGNPFIGKAGYKPEIYAYGVRNPQGMAIDPNGNLWDVEMGPRGGDEINFIQPGKNYGWGDVTYGIEYSGEKVGQGITQKEGTEQPVYYWDPVISPSGVTFYTGNIDEWKGNLIIGCLSGEHINRIVMKNNKVVGEERLLADQKERFRDVLDGMDGNIYAVTDSGKLYKISKK, from the coding sequence ATGAAATTCAATAAGTTTTATGTACCCGCTTTCAGTCTTTTCCTACTTTTATCGGCATGTAAAAAGAATAATGCAAATGCCCAGCAGGTCTCAAAGGACGGCGGCGTTGAAACAGAAAAGCCGAATTCTAATTATAAACCTGCATTTGCAGGACAAACGAGAATTAAGGCTGTAAAAACCACAACACCTTATAAAGTAGAAGTCTTAACTAAAGATTTGGGCAGACCTTGGGGCATCATAAATTTACCCGATGGGAAATTTTTAATTACAGATAAGAAAGGTTTTATGAATGTTGTTTCTACTGATGGAAAGCAAATTTCTAAAATTGAAGGATTTCCAAAAGTAGATTCAAAAGGTCAGGGTGGAATGTTGGATGTAGCGCTTGATCCTGATTTTAAAAATAATAATACGATCTATTTCAGTTTTTCTGAACCTTTTGGGAAAGGGAACTTAACTTCCGTTGCAAAGGGTAAACTTTCCGGAGATCTCAAAACTATAACAGATGTGAAGGTTATTTTTCGAGCAGAGCCGTCATATGATGGAGATAAGCACTATGGAAGTAGGTTGGCCTTTGATAAAGAAGGTAACTTATTTGTAAGTACTGGTGAAAGATCAGACAAAGAAACAAGGATATATGCTCAGAAAACAGATAATTACTTAGGTAAAATTCTTAAAATCACAAAAGATGGTAAACCGGCTCCGGGAAATCCATTTATTGGAAAAGCAGGATATAAGCCCGAAATATATGCTTATGGAGTAAGAAATCCTCAAGGAATGGCTATTGACCCAAATGGAAATCTCTGGGATGTTGAAATGGGACCGAGAGGGGGTGATGAGATTAATTTTATCCAACCCGGTAAAAATTATGGTTGGGGAGATGTTACTTATGGTATTGAATATTCTGGAGAAAAAGTAGGACAGGGAATTACTCAAAAAGAAGGAACTGAACAGCCTGTTTACTATTGGGATCCTGTGATTTCACCAAGTGGAGTTACTTTCTATACGGGAAATATCGATGAATGGAAAGGGAATTTGATCATTGGATGCTTAAGCGGAGAACATATCAACCGAATTGTAATGAAGAACAATAAGGTTGTAGGCGAAGAACGTCTTCTGGCTGACCAGAAAGAGAGATTCCGAGATGTACTCGATGGGATGGATGGAAATATTTATGCTGTAACAGACAGTGGGAAATTGTATAAAATATCAAAGAAATAA
- a CDS encoding BlaI/MecI/CopY family transcriptional regulator, which yields MKEIKLTDSEKGIMEILWDKQKVFMKDILDLYPEPKPASTTVATLLKRMQNKDLVGYTLYGNSREYYPKVGKGEYFKEEMTSMIDRFFDSSVTQFASFFTSNAKLSQKQLIELREIIDQQIKD from the coding sequence ATGAAAGAAATAAAGTTAACAGATTCCGAAAAGGGGATTATGGAAATTCTTTGGGATAAACAAAAGGTTTTCATGAAAGATATTCTAGACCTTTACCCTGAACCAAAGCCGGCTTCCACAACAGTCGCAACCTTATTAAAAAGGATGCAGAATAAAGATCTTGTAGGCTATACATTATATGGAAATTCTCGTGAATACTATCCAAAAGTAGGTAAAGGAGAATATTTCAAGGAAGAAATGACTTCTATGATTGACCGTTTTTTCGACAGTTCGGTAACACAATTTGCATCATTTTTTACGTCTAATGCAAAATTATCTCAAAAACAGTTGATAGAACTCCGCGAAATAATTGATCAACAAATAAAAGATTAA
- a CDS encoding M56 family metallopeptidase, whose product MYRFNRFFLLFSLLFSYSVPFISITVENPISKQKSQLIFEEATQQIQSLSAKQESFDWANALWIIYGIIAIALLVKAIISILKIKNIKGKKITHFNYKIILTENNLSPFTFSNTIYLGKNYLVNGKIDPRIFLHEKSHLDQKHSWDLFLIEIIKILTWFNPAIYFYKKAIITNHEFLADETVLENNFNVRDYQNLILNEIIDSQKLEFTHPFNFNNTKKRFIMMNTKQSKFTWLKKTAALPILIIAFGLFVEKTYASNSVSNIDDSKEHGKISLINASQKTADEQESTTNKIIASDTIRPTKKGAAKKGKINRNSEMAPPPPPPVEKTKGKKANMAGNPDVPPPPPPANNSFVQAKFPQGINELRNKISKNFNGSLLNGNEGHIRSDVFISIKEDGTVDKITTDGNNRVFNDEVYRTVKSATENVKWEPALADGKPAATVFRLPITMTFEYGKK is encoded by the coding sequence ATGTATCGTTTCAACAGATTTTTCTTACTTTTTTCATTACTGTTTTCATACTCGGTTCCTTTCATTTCAATTACAGTGGAAAATCCAATTTCAAAACAGAAATCACAACTCATTTTTGAAGAGGCAACCCAGCAAATACAATCACTCTCTGCAAAACAGGAAAGCTTTGACTGGGCGAACGCATTATGGATCATATATGGGATCATTGCTATTGCCCTCCTTGTAAAAGCCATCATTTCAATCCTGAAGATTAAAAATATTAAAGGAAAAAAAATAACTCACTTCAACTACAAAATAATATTAACAGAAAATAATCTGTCTCCTTTTACTTTTTCAAACACCATTTATCTTGGAAAAAACTACCTAGTCAATGGTAAAATAGATCCACGAATATTTTTACACGAAAAAAGCCATTTGGATCAAAAGCATAGCTGGGATCTATTTTTAATCGAAATTATTAAAATCTTAACATGGTTTAATCCTGCTATTTATTTTTATAAAAAAGCAATCATTACCAATCATGAGTTTCTCGCTGATGAGACTGTTCTGGAAAATAATTTCAATGTTAGGGATTATCAGAATTTAATCCTTAATGAAATAATTGATTCTCAAAAGCTTGAATTTACTCATCCATTTAATTTTAACAATACAAAAAAAAGATTTATTATGATGAACACTAAACAATCAAAATTTACCTGGCTGAAAAAAACAGCGGCACTTCCCATATTAATAATAGCCTTTGGTCTTTTTGTGGAGAAAACATACGCCAGCAATTCTGTTTCAAATATAGATGACTCAAAAGAGCATGGAAAAATATCGTTGATAAATGCTTCACAAAAAACAGCTGACGAACAAGAAAGCACAACGAACAAAATAATTGCTTCGGATACCATTCGTCCAACAAAAAAAGGAGCAGCCAAGAAAGGGAAAATCAATCGAAATTCTGAAATGGCTCCACCACCACCTCCTCCAGTAGAGAAAACAAAAGGAAAGAAAGCGAATATGGCTGGAAACCCTGATGTTCCGCCGCCACCACCCCCAGCAAACAACTCTTTTGTTCAGGCAAAATTTCCGCAAGGAATTAATGAGCTAAGAAACAAAATTTCCAAGAACTTCAATGGAAGTCTTCTTAATGGAAATGAAGGGCATATACGATCCGACGTTTTTATCTCAATTAAAGAAGATGGCACAGTTGACAAGATAACAACAGATGGTAATAACAGGGTTTTTAATGATGAAGTTTACAGAACGGTAAAGTCTGCTACAGAAAACGTAAAATGGGAGCCAGCACTTGCTGATGGCAAACCAGCCGCAACTGTCTTCAGACTTCCAATAACGATGACTTTTGAATATGGTAAAAAATGA
- the uvrB gene encoding excinuclease ABC subunit UvrB yields the protein MNFNLHSEYKPTGDQPQAIEKLTEGIEIGEKYQTLLGVTGSGKTFTIANVVNNVQKPTLVLAHNKTLAAQLFMEFKEFFPDNAVEYFVSYYDYYQPEAYIATTGTYIEKDLSINEEVEKLRLSATASLLSGRRDVLIVASVSCIYGIGNPSEFHKSLISIGIGEKVTRTALLHSLVSALYARTLNEFQRGTFRVKGDVIDVFPAYADDGVRIQFFGDEIEKIQSFDPVTGNVTSNFEQIQIYPANLFVTSKETLNGAIRSIQDDMVKQVDFFSSVDKPLEAKRLQERTELDLEMIKELGYCSGIENYSRYLDGRLPGSRPFCLIDYFPKDFLMVIDESHVTVPQVHAMYGGDRSRKEALVEYGFRLPAAMDNRPLKFDEFETMQNQVIYVSATPADYELEKTGGSYIEQIIRPTGLLDPVIEVRPSLNQIDDLMEEIHKRSAADERVLVTTLTKKMAEELTKYFTKFGIRTRYIHSDVETLERIQIMQDLRLGVFDVLIGVNLLREGLDLPEVSLVAILDADKEGMLRSRRSMIQTVGRAARNINGKAILYADKMTKSMQATIDETEYRRAKQMQHNEENGLVPTALNKKISENLVGRSKDFPDSKYTQKEIIQKVAEAKANYATEDIEKMIEQKQKEMEAAAKNLDFIKAAKLRDEIAGLKN from the coding sequence ATGAATTTCAATCTTCACTCAGAATACAAACCAACCGGAGATCAGCCTCAAGCTATTGAAAAACTTACCGAAGGAATTGAAATCGGTGAGAAATATCAGACTTTACTAGGGGTCACAGGATCTGGAAAAACTTTTACAATAGCCAATGTTGTAAACAATGTTCAAAAGCCTACCCTGGTTTTAGCGCATAATAAAACTTTGGCAGCCCAGCTCTTCATGGAGTTTAAGGAGTTTTTCCCTGACAATGCTGTCGAGTATTTTGTAAGCTATTATGATTACTATCAGCCTGAAGCTTATATTGCAACCACGGGAACCTATATCGAAAAAGATTTGAGCATTAATGAAGAAGTGGAAAAATTACGTCTTTCTGCTACTGCAAGTTTGCTTTCGGGAAGAAGGGACGTATTAATCGTAGCTTCCGTTTCATGTATCTATGGTATCGGAAACCCATCTGAATTTCACAAATCCCTTATATCGATTGGAATTGGTGAGAAAGTGACAAGAACGGCACTTCTTCACTCTTTAGTAAGTGCACTCTATGCAAGAACTCTAAACGAATTTCAGAGGGGAACATTCAGGGTTAAAGGAGATGTAATCGATGTTTTCCCAGCATATGCAGATGATGGTGTCAGAATTCAGTTCTTTGGTGATGAGATTGAAAAGATCCAGAGTTTCGATCCTGTTACAGGAAATGTAACGTCTAATTTTGAGCAGATTCAAATCTACCCTGCTAACTTATTTGTTACCTCCAAGGAAACTTTAAATGGAGCAATCAGAAGCATTCAGGATGATATGGTAAAACAAGTGGATTTCTTTAGCTCCGTAGACAAGCCTTTGGAAGCAAAAAGACTACAGGAAAGAACAGAGCTAGATCTTGAAATGATAAAAGAATTGGGTTACTGTTCGGGAATCGAAAACTATTCAAGATATCTGGATGGAAGACTACCTGGTTCTCGACCTTTCTGTCTTATCGATTATTTTCCAAAAGATTTCCTGATGGTCATTGATGAAAGTCACGTAACTGTTCCTCAGGTTCATGCGATGTATGGCGGCGATAGAAGCAGAAAAGAAGCTCTTGTAGAATACGGCTTCAGACTTCCTGCTGCAATGGATAACAGACCATTAAAATTTGACGAATTTGAAACCATGCAGAATCAGGTCATCTATGTTTCGGCAACACCAGCCGATTATGAGTTGGAAAAAACCGGAGGATCCTATATTGAGCAGATCATTCGTCCTACAGGACTTCTGGATCCTGTTATTGAAGTAAGACCATCATTAAATCAAATTGATGACCTGATGGAAGAGATCCATAAAAGATCTGCTGCAGATGAAAGAGTTTTAGTGACCACACTAACAAAAAAAATGGCTGAAGAGCTCACCAAATATTTTACAAAATTCGGAATAAGAACCAGATATATCCATTCAGATGTTGAAACACTGGAACGTATACAGATCATGCAGGATCTAAGGTTGGGAGTTTTCGATGTTTTGATCGGAGTCAACTTATTAAGAGAAGGATTGGATTTACCTGAAGTTTCGCTGGTTGCTATTTTAGATGCCGACAAAGAAGGAATGCTAAGAAGCAGAAGATCAATGATTCAGACGGTTGGACGTGCGGCTAGGAATATTAACGGCAAGGCTATCCTATATGCTGACAAGATGACAAAATCGATGCAAGCTACTATAGATGAAACAGAGTACCGCCGTGCAAAACAGATGCAGCATAATGAAGAAAATGGTTTGGTACCAACTGCTTTAAATAAAAAAATTTCAGAAAATCTAGTTGGAAGAAGTAAGGATTTCCCTGATTCAAAATATACCCAAAAGGAAATTATTCAGAAAGTTGCCGAAGCCAAAGCAAATTACGCTACTGAAGATATTGAGAAGATGATCGAGCAAAAGCAAAAAGAAATGGAAGCGGCAGCAAAAAACCTTGATTTTATAAAAGCGGCAAAGCTTCGTGATGAAATTGCAGGTCTGAAAAACTAA
- a CDS encoding cupin domain-containing protein: protein MDSQKLVDILKLEPHPEGGYYKETYRCEQTLTLEDGNVRNISTAIYYLLENENKSSFHRIKSDELWFFHQGEPLEIVFIKDGNLHTVILGNSIENGQIPQVRIEANLWFAAKISNGKGYSLVSCTVAPGFDFLDFELAERSVLLEQYPDLKEVIKEFTH from the coding sequence ATGGATTCTCAAAAGCTCGTTGATATTTTAAAATTGGAGCCACATCCTGAAGGAGGCTATTATAAAGAAACGTACAGATGTGAGCAGACATTAACCTTAGAAGATGGGAATGTAAGAAACATAAGTACTGCTATTTATTATTTGTTGGAAAATGAAAACAAATCTTCTTTTCATCGAATTAAATCTGATGAATTATGGTTTTTCCATCAAGGAGAGCCTTTGGAAATTGTTTTTATAAAAGATGGGAACCTACATACCGTAATTTTGGGGAATTCTATAGAAAACGGACAGATACCGCAAGTAAGAATTGAAGCCAATTTGTGGTTTGCTGCAAAAATTTCAAATGGGAAAGGTTATTCATTAGTTAGTTGTACCGTTGCTCCTGGGTTTGATTTTTTAGATTTCGAACTAGCAGAAAGAAGCGTATTACTTGAACAGTATCCTGATTTAAAAGAAGTAATTAAAGAATTTACACATTGA
- a CDS encoding DUF3820 family protein: MNPEILKEICVAKMPFGKHEGTVLADLPISYLEWFQRQGMPKGKLGMQLSTIYEIKLNGLMDLLTPLRGGTVNYEKIKTKTYKF, from the coding sequence ATAAACCCAGAAATATTGAAAGAAATATGTGTTGCTAAAATGCCGTTTGGAAAACATGAAGGAACTGTACTGGCTGATTTGCCAATTAGTTATCTCGAATGGTTTCAACGACAGGGAATGCCGAAAGGAAAACTTGGAATGCAGCTTTCAACCATTTATGAAATAAAGCTGAATGGCTTGATGGATCTGTTGACGCCACTTCGCGGGGGAACAGTAAATTATGAAAAAATAAAAACCAAGACTTATAAATTTTAA
- a CDS encoding AI-2E family transporter codes for MINKEKQISGVAIKQVFLLAIILVLTGLICFNLALFIPSVLGALTIYVVCRKYNFYLQEVKKWKPWLSSLVLMLASLIILILPIYFIADLLIDKLGNAQAYMTKFNVFLEKIHTYIDTKFGFDILSKENMDKVKGSVGKISSVALSGTFNTLTVIMSMYFILYFLLEKPRLFEKILTSSAPLKRANVSLIGDKMRKLIMANAIGIPVVAIGQGIVALIGYFIFGAPSPVLLFALTAAGSMIPVVGAAIVYIPVCIYMIAVGDTGPGLGLAVYCLVVVGLTDNLLRFTLLKKLEDIHPLNTVFGIIMGMNLFGFMGLIFGPILISLTLLLIQVYRNEFSDDEAHPELELPDKDNDLDNKVDLIV; via the coding sequence ATGATAAATAAAGAGAAACAAATAAGCGGGGTGGCAATAAAGCAGGTTTTCTTGCTTGCTATTATATTAGTGTTGACGGGGCTGATTTGTTTTAACCTCGCCCTTTTTATACCTTCGGTTTTGGGGGCACTTACGATCTATGTTGTATGTCGCAAGTATAACTTTTATTTGCAGGAGGTGAAAAAATGGAAACCATGGCTTTCATCACTGGTGTTAATGCTTGCCAGTTTGATCATTCTTATTCTGCCGATCTATTTTATAGCTGATCTATTGATTGATAAACTAGGGAATGCACAGGCTTATATGACCAAGTTTAATGTATTTCTTGAGAAAATACATACTTATATTGATACAAAGTTTGGGTTTGATATATTGAGTAAGGAAAATATGGATAAGGTAAAAGGTTCGGTAGGAAAAATCTCTTCGGTTGCTCTTAGTGGAACCTTTAATACGCTTACCGTAATCATGTCAATGTATTTTATTCTTTACTTTCTTTTAGAAAAACCAAGACTTTTTGAAAAAATATTGACATCATCTGCTCCCTTAAAGAGAGCTAATGTCTCTCTGATCGGCGATAAAATGAGAAAGCTGATTATGGCAAATGCCATAGGAATTCCTGTTGTTGCTATTGGCCAGGGGATTGTGGCACTTATAGGGTACTTTATCTTTGGTGCACCCAGTCCTGTATTACTTTTTGCATTAACAGCTGCTGGTTCCATGATCCCGGTTGTTGGGGCAGCCATTGTGTATATTCCGGTTTGTATTTATATGATTGCTGTGGGTGATACAGGACCGGGACTTGGTCTTGCTGTCTACTGTTTGGTGGTCGTGGGACTGACGGATAATTTGCTGCGTTTTACACTTTTGAAGAAACTGGAAGATATTCATCCCCTTAATACAGTATTTGGAATTATTATGGGAATGAATTTGTTTGGCTTTATGGGGCTGATTTTCGGGCCTATTCTGATCTCTCTTACTCTTCTACTCATTCAGGTGTATAGAAACGAATTTTCAGATGATGAGGCACATCCTGAACTGGAGTTGCCAGATAAGGACAATGATTTAGATAATAAAGTTGATTTAATAGTATAA
- a CDS encoding beta-carotene 15,15'-monooxygenase, translated as MSGFDEFDQQGSVPNRDTGSIISHAFEMYKGVFLYAIVAMIVYIIGGFIIQTVTGFNSASMMEEMRDAGDDFSGFSYWNAPGFPLYLTLSGLLGILLAPLYVGLIFIVNKYNTKNPIEFADLFIGYRQNFVNILIYSLISGVISSVALSICFIPFFFVYPLLLLGYPILLFENASATEALGKSFNIAKENYGVFLGTTVVGLLISFAGIVLCFIGVIITAPFIMVVMYSAYCAFLGKPRQILLK; from the coding sequence ATGTCTGGATTCGACGAATTTGATCAGCAAGGCTCCGTACCTAATAGAGATACGGGCTCAATTATTTCGCATGCCTTCGAAATGTATAAAGGAGTTTTTCTTTATGCTATTGTCGCAATGATAGTGTATATCATCGGTGGATTTATAATTCAAACGGTAACAGGATTCAATTCTGCCTCTATGATGGAAGAAATGAGAGATGCTGGTGATGATTTCTCTGGATTTAGCTATTGGAATGCACCGGGATTTCCGTTGTACCTTACCTTATCAGGATTGCTGGGTATTCTCCTTGCTCCTTTGTATGTCGGATTAATATTTATTGTGAATAAATATAACACTAAAAATCCTATTGAATTTGCTGACTTATTTATCGGATACCGTCAGAATTTTGTGAATATATTGATTTACAGTCTGATCTCGGGAGTTATATCCAGTGTGGCTCTATCCATTTGTTTTATCCCGTTCTTTTTTGTTTATCCCTTGTTGTTGTTGGGTTATCCAATTTTATTATTTGAAAATGCTTCAGCAACAGAAGCTTTGGGAAAATCTTTCAATATTGCAAAAGAAAATTATGGTGTTTTTCTTGGAACAACCGTGGTTGGACTGTTAATATCTTTTGCAGGTATTGTACTTTGCTTCATAGGGGTTATTATTACAGCTCCGTTTATTATGGTTGTAATGTATTCTGCATATTGTGCTTTTCTGGGGAAACCAAGACAAATATTGTTAAAGTAA
- a CDS encoding aminodeoxychorismate synthase component I, whose amino-acid sequence MFSVNHQKFMEMDELSLQKTPFFFIIDFLSEKVEIYLENEIEKSGLLIDFQSISTSNNKEELHKEIIWKSYPESLESFKNGFDEVQKNIRLGNSYLVNYTRKTKIETNLSLKEIFLHSDAKYKVFYKDFFVFFSPETFVKIINGKIYTYPMKGTIDAAVENAKEVLKNDKKEKAEHYTVVDLLRNDLSMVADDVKVDQFQHIDLIRTQQKDLYAMSSEITGNLKPEFSGKVGSIMKKLLPAGSILGAPKPKTLEIIQKAEGYKRGYYTGVCGWFDGENVDSCVMIRFIEKENGTLYFKSGGGITHMSKLEDEYQEMKNKIYVPIY is encoded by the coding sequence ATGTTTTCAGTGAATCATCAAAAATTTATGGAAATGGACGAGCTTTCTCTTCAGAAAACTCCCTTTTTCTTTATCATCGACTTCCTAAGTGAGAAGGTTGAAATCTATCTGGAGAATGAGATTGAAAAATCAGGCTTATTAATTGATTTTCAGTCAATTTCAACATCTAATAACAAGGAAGAATTACACAAAGAAATAATATGGAAATCATATCCTGAATCATTAGAAAGTTTTAAAAATGGATTTGATGAGGTTCAGAAAAATATTCGTCTTGGAAACTCTTATTTAGTTAATTATACACGAAAAACTAAAATAGAAACAAATTTATCCTTGAAAGAAATATTTCTTCACTCCGATGCGAAATATAAAGTTTTTTATAAAGATTTTTTCGTATTTTTTTCTCCTGAAACTTTTGTAAAGATCATTAATGGTAAAATTTATACTTACCCAATGAAGGGAACTATTGATGCTGCAGTAGAAAATGCAAAAGAAGTTCTGAAAAACGATAAGAAAGAAAAAGCTGAACATTACACGGTAGTCGATCTGCTTAGGAATGATCTCAGTATGGTAGCAGATGATGTGAAAGTTGATCAGTTTCAACATATTGATCTTATTAGAACACAACAAAAGGATCTCTACGCGATGAGCTCAGAAATTACAGGAAATTTAAAGCCTGAATTTTCAGGGAAGGTTGGAAGTATTATGAAAAAATTACTTCCTGCAGGTTCTATTTTAGGAGCACCTAAACCAAAGACCTTGGAGATCATTCAAAAGGCTGAAGGCTATAAAAGGGGCTATTATACAGGAGTTTGCGGTTGGTTTGATGGCGAAAATGTCGACAGTTGTGTAATGATCCGTTTCATTGAGAAAGAAAATGGCACTCTGTATTTTAAGAGTGGTGGAGGGATAACCCATATGAGCAAGTTAGAAGACGAATATCAGGAAATGAAAAATAAAATTTATGTTCCAATTTATTGA
- a CDS encoding aminotransferase class IV, which translates to MFQFIESIKVEDQEVFLLDFHQKRVNQTFAHFGKEGSIDLSKIFKNLDHDEDGLFKLRVAYDLDKKVRTQMIPYAIPEIQDFQLVENNTFDYSFKFEDRKELEKMKMKSKAEEIIIVKNNHITDTSFSNLLFMKGKEWFTPTTYLLNGVQRQNLLKKKKIKEMEITLQNIKQFSHFQLINALNDFDDMFIYPIDRINNLPGNEEYLDI; encoded by the coding sequence ATGTTCCAATTTATTGAAAGTATTAAAGTAGAAGACCAGGAAGTTTTTCTTTTAGATTTCCACCAAAAGCGTGTAAATCAAACATTTGCCCATTTTGGTAAGGAAGGCTCTATTGATCTGTCAAAAATCTTCAAAAACCTTGATCATGACGAAGACGGTCTTTTCAAACTAAGAGTGGCTTATGACCTGGATAAAAAGGTTAGAACACAGATGATACCCTACGCTATTCCGGAAATACAGGATTTTCAGTTGGTGGAAAATAATACTTTTGATTATTCCTTCAAATTTGAAGACCGAAAGGAGTTAGAAAAAATGAAAATGAAATCTAAAGCTGAAGAAATTATTATTGTTAAAAACAATCATATAACCGACACTTCATTTTCCAATCTTTTATTTATGAAAGGTAAAGAATGGTTTACTCCCACAACTTATCTTTTGAATGGTGTTCAAAGACAAAACCTTTTAAAGAAAAAGAAAATAAAAGAAATGGAAATCACCTTACAAAACATTAAACAATTTTCACACTTCCAATTGATTAATGCTTTGAATGATTTCGATGATATGTTTATTTATCCTATCGACAGGATCAATAATTTGCCTGGTAATGAAGAATATCTGGATATTTAG